GAGACCTGGGCGCCGGGCGCCGAGGTGACCGACGATCAGGTGATGGACACCCGGTACGCGCTGTGACACCGGCGGCGGCCGGCGCCCGGGTGGGCGCCGTGCCGCCGCACGGCGACGCTCGTGCGCTCAGCCGGCCAGCCGGGCCAGCTCCTCGTCGACGATCGACGGGTCGAGCTTGCGGAACACCGGCTTCGGCGCGGCCAGCGGCCGGCCGGCTTCCACCGGCACCGACTCCCAGCGCGCGCCGACCGTGTAGTCCCCGGTCAGCACCGGGTACGCCGGCCCGCCGTCCAGGTCGTCGACCTGCTCGATGACGGGCATCGGCGCGTGCACGCCGGTGCCGCCGAGCAGCTCGTGCACCCGCTGCGCGGAGTGCGGCAGGAACGGGGTGAGCAGCGTGTTGGCGTCGCTGACCACCTGGAGCGCGACGTGCAGGATGGTGCCCATCCGAGGCTTGTCCGCCTCGTCCTTGAGCTTCCACGGCGCCTGCTCGGAGAGGTACTTGTTGGCCTCGGCGACCACCTTCATGGCCTCGCCGATCGCCTGCTTCTGCCGGTGCCGGCCGATCAGGTCACCGACCGTGGTGAAGCCGGCGCGGGCCACCGCGAGCAGCGCCTCGTCGGCCTCGGTGAGCCCGGCCGGGTCGACCGGCGGGATCGCGCCGAAGTTCTTCGCCGCCATCGAGACGCACCGGTTGACCAGGTTTCCCCAGCCGGCAACCAGCTCGTCGTTGTTGCGGCGGAGGAACTCCGCCCAGGTGAAGTCGGTGTCGTTGCTCTCCGGGCCGGCGGCGGCGATGAAGTACCGCAGCGCGTCGGCGTCGTAGCGCTCCAGGAAGTCCCGGACGTAGATGACCACCTTGCGGGACGAGGAGAACTTGCGCCCCTCCATGGTCAGGTACTCGCTGGAGACCACCTCGGTGGGCAGGTTGAGCTGGCCCAGCTCGCCCGGCTCACCGTCACGGGAGCCCTCGCCGGAGTATCCGGAGAGCAGCGCCGGCCAGATCACCGAGTGGAAGACGATGTTGTCCTTGCCCATGAAGTAGTAGGACCGGGCGTCCTTGCCCTCACCGTCGGCGGACCACCACTTCCGCCACGCCTCGGGATCGCCGGTGCGGCGGGCCCACTCGATCGAGGCGGACAGGTAGCCGATCACCGCGTCGAACCAGACGTAGATCCGCTTGTCCGGCCGGTCCCGCCAGCCGTCCAACGGAATCGGTACGCCCCACTCCAGGTCCCGGGTGATCGCCCGCGGCTGGAGGTCGTCGAGCAGGTTGCGGGAGAACCGCAGCACGTTGGGCCGCCACCCCTCCCGGGTGTCCAGCCACTGCCGCAGCACGTCGGCCAGCGCGGGCAGGTCCAGGAAGAAGTGCTCGGTCTCGACGAACTTCGGAGTCTCCCCGTTGATCCGCGACTTCGGGTCGATCAGGTCGATCGGGTCGAGCTGGTTGCCGCAGTTGTCGCACTGGTCGCCGCGGGCGCTGTCGTACCCGCAGATCGGGCAGGTGCCCTCGATGTACCGGTCGGGCAGGGTGCGCCCGGTCGACGGGGAGATCGCGCCCATGGTGGTCTTCGGGACGATGTAGCCGTTGCGGTACATCCCCTCGAACAGCTCCTGCACCACTGCGTAGTGGTTGCGGGTGGTGGTGCGGGTGAACAGGTCGTAGGAGAGCCCCAGGCCGTGCAGGTCCTCGACGATCACCCGGTTGTACCGGTCGGCCAGCTCGCGCGGGGTGACCCCGTCGGCGTCGGCCTGCACCTGAATGGGGGTGCCGTGCTCGTCGGTGCCCGAGACCATGAGCACGTCGTGGCCGGCCATCCGCATGTACCGGGCGAAGACGTCGGAGGGAACGCCGAAACCGGAAACGTGACCGATGTGGCGTGGGCCGTTGGCGTACGGCCAGGCCACTGCCGCGAGAACGTGACTCATGAGCAGCAAGCCTAGTGACCTCTCCGGGAGACCCGCGAACCAATGGGGGGTGCCGGGTCGGCGGACCGGGCCAGCCACCCCGCCCATTGGTCCGATTTGTCGCCGACACGCACTCAAGCTGCCCGGTCCGGCTCCGGTGCCGGTGTGCAATGAACGTCGTGACTGGCAGACGAGCGGCCCGGGACCACGATGACCGTCCCACCGGGCCGACGGTCGGCGACGACCCCAGCCCCGAGCCCGGCGGGGCGCGTGGCGGAACTGTCGCGCCCCAGCCCCGACCGGTGCCCGGCGCCGAACCGAGCCGTACTCCGGACGATTCCGCCCCCCGACCGGGCGTCACGGCGCAGACCGGCCCGAGCCCCCGACCGGGCGCCACCGCTCCACCGACCCCCGCCGCCAGCCGGCCGGGCAGGCAGCGGCCCACGCCGGCGGGGCGGGCGGCCACGCCGAAACCGGACGGCGCGGCGGCGACCACCGCGACTTCGGTCCCTCCCACGCCGGCCGCGCCGGCACCGGCCCCGGGTCGTCCCACGCCGGCGGACCCGTCGGGCGGCGGGGCACCGGCCGGCGGGGATCCCGCGCCGGCCGTCGAGCTGGAGCCGACCACCGGGGCGCCGGTGGACGCGGTGCCGCGCCGGGTGCCGGTCCGGCAGCACAGCCGCTGGCACCGGGGCGCCCGGCGGGCCGACGGCGACGCGCCGCCGGACGGTGACGACGGCACCTACTGGGCGCCGATCGAGCAGGTGCACTGGGACGGCACACCGGTCCGGGAAGATTCCGCACCGGAGCGGGACCGCGGCTCCGGCACAGCCCGGCGCCGCACTCCGGTCCGCACCACTCCACCCCCCGACCCGCTGCCCGGGCTCGCGGTGCTGGTGCTGCTGAGCCTGGTCGCGGCCTTCTTCGCCTGGGTCAGCGCCGGCCCGTTCTGGCTCGCGGTCGGGCATGCCCGGGTCGGCGCGGTGGTGATCGACGACTGCACCGGCGGTGGGCTCACCCAGCGCTGCCGGGGCATCTTCACGGCGGACGACGGTCGGTTCCTGGCACACGGGGTACGGGTCGGCGGCGTACCCGCCGGCCGGGACGTCCCCGGGACGGTGCTTCCGGCGCGGATGGCCGGCCCTGACGGCGGCACCGCGTACGTCGACAGCGGCGCGGCCC
Above is a window of Micromonospora coriariae DNA encoding:
- the metG gene encoding methionine--tRNA ligase codes for the protein MSHVLAAVAWPYANGPRHIGHVSGFGVPSDVFARYMRMAGHDVLMVSGTDEHGTPIQVQADADGVTPRELADRYNRVIVEDLHGLGLSYDLFTRTTTRNHYAVVQELFEGMYRNGYIVPKTTMGAISPSTGRTLPDRYIEGTCPICGYDSARGDQCDNCGNQLDPIDLIDPKSRINGETPKFVETEHFFLDLPALADVLRQWLDTREGWRPNVLRFSRNLLDDLQPRAITRDLEWGVPIPLDGWRDRPDKRIYVWFDAVIGYLSASIEWARRTGDPEAWRKWWSADGEGKDARSYYFMGKDNIVFHSVIWPALLSGYSGEGSRDGEPGELGQLNLPTEVVSSEYLTMEGRKFSSSRKVVIYVRDFLERYDADALRYFIAAAGPESNDTDFTWAEFLRRNNDELVAGWGNLVNRCVSMAAKNFGAIPPVDPAGLTEADEALLAVARAGFTTVGDLIGRHRQKQAIGEAMKVVAEANKYLSEQAPWKLKDEADKPRMGTILHVALQVVSDANTLLTPFLPHSAQRVHELLGGTGVHAPMPVIEQVDDLDGGPAYPVLTGDYTVGARWESVPVEAGRPLAAPKPVFRKLDPSIVDEELARLAG